ATACCCCTTCATTGTGTATTATTTCCTTATTGATATGAGCTATCTCCTCAGCTATTTCATTTACTCGGTTGACCATTTGCTCTATATTTTTATTTAAATTTCGCTGCAAATCATCTAATTGATCGCTTATGTGGTTGACTGTATCAATCATAGCCTGACTGCTCTGTTTCAAAAGCGCTCTATTAGTTAAATCTTCTGGATTCTTCGCAACCTCATCCCACTTGTTCCAAAACTCGGATACTACCTTTTGTATTCCACTATCGTCAAGATCGTTAAATATCTCCTCTACTTGTTCAAACACCTCAGCTCTGGCATCATAATAAGCAGACTGCCTATTCTGCTCTCTATATCTCATATCTAAAAAGCGATCTCTTATCTGTCTTATCTCTTGGACATTAACACCGGTACCTACGCTTCCTGCCGGAATATCATCATATCTATTAGTCGAATGATTTACTTGCTGCCTAGTATATCCCTTAGTATTCATATTAGAAACATTATGTCCAACTGTATCAAGGGCTTTTTTATTTGCAAATAAACCTGACACAGCCGTAGACAAACCAAAAAATGAAGAGCCCATATCGCCACCTCCTCTTTACTATTCACTATAGTTATCGGTTTATTTTGAGAATATCTTGATAATAAAATATTTTCCACAAAAAAGAACTATCCTTTTCTGGATAGTTCCAAATTATACTACTAAATTTTAACATCAAATAAACTCTTAGATGGTTTAACCTGTCCCGGATCCTCTGCTGTCTGCTTGTAATTATCACTCTGCCCAACACTTGTAAGTAAATCCAAATTCAAATTCACAAACTCAAGAGAATCTTCTATCAATACTTTATTCAAATCATTCCCATCATGAATACGATTGAGAGTTCTCAGCAAGTCCTCTCTAATCTCGACAAAAAATGACTTATCTTTATCTTCTAAATGATCAATTAGTTCTCTCATTCCAAAGTCTTTAAGACCTATTCGTTTCCCCATTTGATCAACTAATTTTTCTCTAGACTCCTCTAGTTTACCAATCTTCATAATCAAACTCTGTTCCACTTGTGTCATCTTATCGAGTTCTTGTATTCTATTTTCTGTTATAACATCCTTTTTGGTCAACGTTATATCTAGTAATTTTTTGTACACCTCAAGCTCTTCTTGAAGTATAACTCTCAGTTGATCTAAAATCGCTCTCATCGCATTAGCCCCTATCTTCTTCTAGCTTCCGCCATCATTTTTGCTGCGATTTTCTTTGCATCAACTTTATACTCTCCAGACTCCACCTGCGTCTTGATAGCATCAACTTTTTCTTGTCTGATTTCAGGAACATCCTTAGCTGCATTTAATACAGTTTGAAAATCCTGAGCTGCATCAGATAATTTTAATTCGTCTCTCTTACCCACTTCTGTCTTAGACGATGTTTTTTTGGCTTTGATGTTTTGCTTGTTATAAACGCTCATCATTCTTTGTATATTTGCGCTATTATTTATCTTCATAAAAACACCTCATTCCCTTTCCATTGGCTTCTACTATACTATCGACAGAATACGAGTAATGCTTTAGTATATTTATGATATTTTTTTATTTTTTTCTATGCTGAGTTCTCATAAGTTCTGCTACACTCTTCTGCTTACTTTGAGTTGGTTTCTTTATGGTTGATTTTATACTATTAGCTGCTCCAGATAAGGTATCATGCATATCTTTTATGCACTTCTCGCAATAACGACCACTAGCAATAGGCACACCACAGCGCTCACATTCAAGTATCATATTGCCGTCACCTTTTACTTCCAATTTTCCCTGTCTCAAATACTCTATTATTTTGGCAACAGGTACCTCTGTTTCCTCTGAAACTTCTTGGGTAC
This sequence is a window from Tissierellales bacterium. Protein-coding genes within it:
- a CDS encoding flagellar protein FlgN, with product MRAILDQLRVILQEELEVYKKLLDITLTKKDVITENRIQELDKMTQVEQSLIMKIGKLEESREKLVDQMGKRIGLKDFGMRELIDHLEDKDKSFFVEIREDLLRTLNRIHDGNDLNKVLIEDSLEFVNLNLDLLTSVGQSDNYKQTAEDPGQVKPSKSLFDVKI
- the flgM gene encoding flagellar biosynthesis anti-sigma factor FlgM encodes the protein MKINNSANIQRMMSVYNKQNIKAKKTSSKTEVGKRDELKLSDAAQDFQTVLNAAKDVPEIRQEKVDAIKTQVESGEYKVDAKKIAAKMMAEARRR
- a CDS encoding MerR family transcriptional regulator, whose product is MNKIVNCKQCGKIFNYDGSKVCPKCRREEADNFQKVKDYLYKNPGSSTQEVSEETEVPVAKIIEYLRQGKLEVKGDGNMILECERCGVPIASGRYCEKCIKDMHDTLSGAANSIKSTIKKPTQSKQKSVAELMRTQHRKK